The Castor canadensis chromosome 13, mCasCan1.hap1v2, whole genome shotgun sequence genome has a window encoding:
- the LOC141415556 gene encoding spermatogenesis-associated protein 31E1-like: MSPDYPLHFLGKILKSQNKKEGSTPDPFWNTKVKSQKFHSSPQQLSYSKDLGDLVQEKCNQLFWGLPSLHSESLVATAWVHKRSTSAQPEAVVLNRVSNSFPVQLQAKGPPQLFQTEHLPQDVAQSQRSTQSLSQSLGQVNSKANLLHSSPNQPLSSPSQISSWSINCPTSQHMAQTFVPNEDQNLEWPWQKQLKWRKILASKFQKSQEAVNQSTHNLPQGSQDTHTIKSTSILPGDSPSPELQEHKVEQQSQDRFIRDEQQHFPPIRFPVSQELMQPKDKFPEKCQYQAKDKHGSSQPTQPSVLSCVRNKCVEKVGSRCSGRTQKSLEMLKLDDTSKGLEQDLRKGLEDLPCSSGSSLLKGVNDDSESYLMRPRKYHSGTNLSIKPDKEHLKKTMQEYVLRKLEQIEKGMIPLCVRQSWLAASHAFPKSSNPEKPINQVSCKGWTFRVNTSQELSFLDPKSCLTLETHIIRYQMRQRWDSYMQALEPVKDNLSEAPASPLSQSAIPSSADYIASYLEEHPQRSLREKAIRKMAVATLQSPFSAHAHAELQRIQTGVQSCGSGGLAEVHQSVQEGSTPFQPRTYNLLRGTKKSSTVLDTSRGNVKPSPSPEVARHELQEESMSRTSGDPSLSVTSKKVKVVSQPSKVKKTMEKVQVEKEIHPSWEVSMEASMMANVQTINSNLNSSESLRTSKSPSHSRISILQDPVDVDLKAQVGCEAGSHPDYHSNMLPTTDSLPSQASMSSYQCMSRSNKTSSQGPCDLFLRDWVSQDRQEPRVSGVKVPVSNNKMMFGHPDERESCGWPRPGEQDKKPTGLRPNQTVGLSHLEKVSAISTIWSKSSPCPPERGQISPKRGEVKRKMKHFLQYHDANSKSKVHEDFLLKVDYPSATTQNRGSVKCSGTAKAQAITTVVGQILVDKLGLQNRSSKSHLHWYKEDPQAQLADTTSPTIPYHHKSSGAVASGHFQHYPTCCLQKGVLFG, translated from the coding sequence ATGAGCCCAGACTACCCcctgcactttctaggcaagatATTGAAGTCACAGAACAAAAAAGAGGGCTCCACACCAGACCCCTTTTGGAATACAAAAGTGAAATCACAGAAGTTTCACAGTTCTCCTCAGCAGCTTTCTTACTCCAAAGACCTGGGGGACCTTGTGCAGGAGAAATGCAACCAGCTTTTCTGGGGTCTTCCTTCTCTACATAGCGAGTCCCTGGTGGCTACTGCCTGGGTCCATAAGAGGTCTACCTCTGCCCAACCTGAAGCTGTTGTACTCAACAGAGTCTCTAACTCTTTCCCAGTCCAACTTCAAGCTAAAGGACCTCCACAGCTTTTCCAGACCGAGCACCTACCTCAGGATGTGGCCCAGTCCCAACGTTCGACACAAAGCTTGTCCCAATCACTGGGACAGGTCAACTCCAAGGCCAACCTTCTGCATTCTTCCCCAAACCAACCACTTTCTTCTCCATCACAGATTAGTTCATGGTCAATAAACTGTCCTACATCCCAGCACATGGCACAGACCTTCGTTCCAAATGAAGATCAGAATCTGGAATGGCCCTGGCAGAAGCAACTGAAATGGAGGAAGATTTTAGCTTCAAAATTCCAAAAATCTCAGGAAGCCGTTAACCAGTCCACTCACAACCTTCCTCAGGGCAGCCAGGACACCCACACAATCAAGTCAACCTCCATCCTTCCTGGGGATTCTCCTAGTCCCGAGCTCCAAGAGCACAAGGTGGAACAACAGAGTCAAGACAGATTCATCAGAGATGAACAGCAGCACTTTCCTCCTATCAGATTCCCAGTATCCCAGGAGCTGATGCAGCCTAAGGACAAATTCCCAGAGAAGTGTCAGTACCAGGCAAAGGACAAGCATGGATCCTCTCAGCCCACCCAGCCCTCTGTACTCTCTTGTGTGAGGAACAAGTGTGTGGAGAAGGTGGGGTCCAGGTGTTCTGGAAGAACTCAGAAGTCTCTAGAAATGCTCAAACTAGATGACACAAGCAAAGGTCTAGAGCAAGACCTGAGGAAGGGTCTAGAAGATCTACCCTGTAGTTCAGGAAGCTCTTTACTGAAAGGTGTGAATGACGATTCTGAAAGCTATTTGATGAGGCCCAGGAAGTATCACTCAGGCACTAACTTATCtataaaaccagacaaagaacaCCTGAAAAAAACCATGCAAGAATATGTACTCAGGAAGctggaacaaattgagaaaggcaTGATCCCTTTGTGTGTGCGGCAATCCTGGCTTGCTGCCAGCCATGCTTTTCCAAAGTCCAGTAACCCAGAAAAACCCATAAATCAGGTATCCTGTAAGGGTTGGACTTTCAGGGTGAACACATCTCAGGAGCTTTCCTTTCTTGATCCCAAAAGTTGCCTGACACTAGAAACACATATCATAAGGTACCAGATGAGGCAGAGATGGGATTCATACATGCAGGCCCTTGAGCCAGTGAAGGACAACTTAAGTGAGGCTCCAGCCTCGCCCCTTTCACAGTCTGCTATTCCTTCTTCAGCTGACTACATTGCCAGTTATCTGGAAGAACATCCTCAGAGGAGTCTAAGAGAGAAGGCAATAAGAAAAATGGCAGTTGCTACCCTGCAGAGTCCATTCTCTGCTCATGCACATGCAGAGCTGCAAAGGATACAGACAGGGGTCCAGTCTTGTGGCAGTGGTGGACTGGCAGAGGTCCACCAATCTGTACAGGAGGGAAGCACTCCCTTTCAGCCCAGGACCTACAATCTCCTAAGAGGAACCAAAAAGAGCAGTACTGTCCTGGACACCAGCAGAGGCAATGTCAAGCCAAGTCCAAGCCCAGAGGTGGCCAGGCATGAACTGCAGGAGGAGAGTATGAGCAGGACCTCAGGTGATCCCAGCCTGAGTGTGACATCCAAGAAGGTCAAAGTAGTGTCCCAACCTTCAAAAGTCAAAAAGACCATGGAGAAAGTGCAGGTGGAGAAGGAAATACACCCTTCATGGGAAGTATCCATGGAAGCCAGCATGATGGCAAACGTTCAAACCATTAATTCCAATCTTAACAGTTCAGAGTCTCTGAGGACCAGTAAAAGCCCCTCCCATTCTAGGATTTCTATTTTGCAGGACCCTGTAGATGTAGACCTGAAGGCTCAGGTAGGCTGTGAGGCTGGCAGTCATCCAGACTACCACTCTAACATGCTCCCTACCACAGACAGCCTTCCTTCTCAGGCCTCTATGTCCAGTTACCAGTGCATGTCCAGAAGCAACAAGACATCTTCCCAGGGTCCATGTGACCTCTTCCTGAGGGACTGGGTAAGTCAGGACAGGCAGGAACCCAGGGTCAGCGGAGTTAAGGTTCCAGTAAGTAATAACAAAATGATGTTTGGTCACCCTGATGAGAGAGAGAGCTGTGGGTGGCCCAGACCAGGAGAGCAGGATAAAAAGCCTACAGGGCTGAGGCCCAACCAAACTGTTGGGCTGAGCCACCTTGAAAAGGTCAGTGCAATAAGCACCATTTGGAGCAAGTCCTCCCCATGCCCTCCAGAGAGGGGACAGATTTCTCCAAAAAGGGGAGAAGTCAAGAGAAAGATGAAGCACTTTCTGCAATATCATGATGCCAATTCCAAAAGCAAAGTGCATGAAGACTTCCTGCTAAAAGTTGATTACCCATCGGCCACTACCCAGAACCGAGGGTCAGTCAAATGCAGTGGGACAGCTAAAGCCCAGGCAATTACAACTGTTGTCGGACAGATCCTGGTGGACAAACTTGGGCTTCAGAATAGAAGTAGCAAATCACACTTGCACTGGTATAAAGAGGATCCCCAGGCCCAGCTAGCAGACACTACTTCCCCAACCATCCCCTATCATCATAAGTCAAGTGGGGCAGTGGCCTCAGGACACTTTCAACATTACCCAACATGCTGTCTTCAAAAAGGTGTTCTGTTTGGTTAA